From the Halobacterium zhouii genome, the window GTAGTCGTAGTCGAGTTGCTCGACGTCGTAGCGGCCCTCGAGGTACTCCTCTGCCTCCCGCACCTTCCCGGAGTTGGTGGTGACGAAGCGAAGCGGTTGCACGTCCAGATGCTCGCGCTCCCGCGAGTTGGGTGCGTCGATTGCGGCGCGGCCGAGAGCCGGCGGAACGGGTCGAGGCGTCGTTCAGTCGTCGACGACGACCTCGACGGACTCGTCGTCGTGTTGTTCGCGCGACTCGCTCTCACTCTCCTGCCAGAGGAGCGCCGCGGCGACCGCGAGCACTATCCACGACCGCGCGTTCGCCAGGTTCAGCGTGTAACCGATGCCGAAGGGTTTCTCGACGAGCATCCCCTCGCCGGGCTGCCAGTACGAGGAGAGCACCCGGCTGAGTTTCGGGCGGTCGAAGTTGTACGGAATTCCGAACAGTTCGCCGCTGGTGGGTCTGTCAGGCATGTGGTAACCGTTCGTCGTAATGCGTCAAATCAGTTTGGGCGGGCACCGTCAGTTCGCGCCTGCCTGGTATCGACCACGGCCCTCGATGGTGCGCAACTGGTCGAGGACTGCGTCGTCGCCGGCGGCGCGGTAGGCGTCCTCGAACGCGAGCGCGAGCGATTCGGGGTCGTCGGCGGTGCCGACGAGACTCTGCTCGAAGACGTGACAGTCCATCGCGTGGTCCTCGACGTCGTCCGTGTAGTAGCCGAGGCCGAAGTCGATGAGGAACACACGGTCGTCCGCATCTGACTGGGTCACCCGTACGTTCCGAGTAGTGGGGTCACCGTGGACGAACCCGGCGTCGTGGATGGTCGCGAGGTGGCGTCCCACCGCCCTGACGCCCGCCTCGTCGACGGCGTCCCGGAGGTCACTGTCCCCGACGCGCTGGAACTCGATGGTCGCCTCGGGCAGGTCCACGTCGCGGACGAGCGGCGTCGGGACGCCGTGCCGGCGAGCCTCGCTCGTCAACCTGGCCTCCAGGACGGTGCGGTCGCGGCGCAGGCGCGCGTCGAGGTCCGAGTGGCGGTACTGCTTGGGAATCCGGGCTTTCGTCACGGTGCCGTCGTCGAAAGTGACGGTGGCCTCCGCGCCGCGGACCGTCTCACCGTCGCGGACGGGCGGCGGGTCGGGCGCGCGCCACGTCACGGGCACCTGGTCCGGGCGGAAGTCCG encodes:
- a CDS encoding DUF5808 domain-containing protein, yielding MPDRPTSGELFGIPYNFDRPKLSRVLSSYWQPGEGMLVEKPFGIGYTLNLANARSWIVLAVAAALLWQESESESREQHDDESVEVVVDD